Genomic segment of Yoonia sp. R2331:
GGCACCTGGGATTTGCACCTCGGTCGCCTCCAGCGATGCCAACCGCCGCTCAGGCGAGACCAGATCGAATTGTAGGTTTGCCATCATTTGGCTCCTTTAAGTTCGATTATGCGGCGTCCGCAGCCATCTTTTCGGCTTTGGCTTTCACCTCGTCGATGCCGCCCACCATGTAAAAGGCACCTTCGGGCAGGTGATCGTATTCACCTGCGACCACGGCCTTGAACGATGCAATGGTGTCATCCAGCGGCACCTGCACACCGGGCGACCCGGTAAACACCTGCGCCACGTCAAACGGCTGGCTCAGGAAACGCTCGATCTTACGCGCGCGCGCCACCGTCAGTTTGTCGTCTTCTGACAGTTCGTCCATGCCCAGAATCGCGATGATGTCCTGCAAAGACTTGTAACGCTGCAGAATCTGCTGCACGTCGGCCGCAACCGAATAGTGCTCTTCACCCACGATCGCAGGGTCCAGCAGACGCGAAGTTGAATCGAGCGGGTCAACGGCTGGGTAAATCCCCTTTTCCGAAATCGCACGGTTCAAAACGGTCGTCGCATCCAAGTGCGCAAACGATGTCGCAGGTGCAGGGTCGGTCAAGTCATCCGCAGGCACGTAGATCGCCTGCACAGAGGTGATCGAGCCGTTCTTGGTGGATGTAATCCGTTCCTGCATCGACCCCATGTCGGTGGCCAGCGTCGGCTGATAGCCCACAGCGGATGGGATACGACCCAAAAGCGCGGACACCTCGGAACCGGCCTGAGTGAAGCGGAAGATGTTGTCGACAAAGAACAACACGTCCGTACCCGACTGGTCGCGGAACTGCTCGGCCATTGTCAGACCTGACAGGGCCACACGCATACGCGCACCCGGAGGCTCGTTCATCTGACCGTAAACCAGCGCCACTTTGGACTTGGTCAGGTCGTCAGCGTTGATAACACCGGATTCGATGAATTCGTAGTACAGGTCGTTGCCTTCGCGGGTCCGTTCACCCACACCAGCAAACACCGAATAGCCAGAGTGCACCTTGGCGATGTTGTTGATCAGTTCCTGAATAAGAACTGTCTTGCCCACGCCGGCACCGCCGAACAGACCAATCTTACCACCCTTGGCGTAGGGGGCCAGCAGGTCGATCACCTTGATGCCGGTCACCAGCACTTCGGATGCGGTGGACTGCGCTTCGAACGCAGGTGCTTCGTTGTGGATGGACCGTGTTTCCTTGGCACCAATCGGGCCTTTTTCGTCAACAGGCTCACCCACCACGTTCATGATGCGGCCCAGTGTGGCATCGCCCACGGGTACCTGAATGGTCGCACCAAGGTCGGTGACCTCTTGCCCGCGCACCAGACCTTCGGTGGAGTCCATGGCGATGGCACGCACGGTGTTCTCGCCCAGGTGCTGCGCGACCTCAAGGGTCAGCAGCTTGCCGTTGTTGTCAGTCGTCAAGGCGTTCAGAATCTCGGGCAGCGTGTCCCCGAACTGCACGTCAACGACGGCGCCAATCACCTGCGTGATCTTGCCTTTTGCATTTGCCATATCGTTTCTCCGGTTGTCTTTTAGAGCGCCTCAGCGCCCGAGATAATTTCAATCAGTTCGTTGGTGATCACGGCCTGACGCGAGCGGTTAAACTCGATCGTCAGCTTGTCGATCATTTCGCCTGCGTTGCGGGTGGCGTTGTCCATGGCGGACATCCGGGCACCCTGCTCAGAGGCGGCGTTCTCCAACAAAGCGGTAAACACCTGTGTCGCGACACCACGGGGCAGCAAATCGGCCAGAATGGCGTCTTCGCTGGGCTCGTAGTCATAAAGCGTTGTATCGGCTTCGGTCTCTTCGAACGACGCCGGGATCACCTGCAACGCTGTCGGATGCTGGGTTACGACGTTTTCAAAGCGCGAAAAGAACAGCGTGGCGACATCAAATTCGCCCGCGTCAAACCGGGCCAACACGTCCTTGGCGATGCCCTGGGCATCTACGTAACCCACGCGCTTGACCTCGGTCAGGTCAACGTGGCCTACAAAATGCTCGCCCAGATCCCGTTTGATCGCGTCGCGGCCTTTTTTGCCCACGGTCAGGATCTTCACGGTCTTGCCTGCGGCCAGCAGTTCGTTGGCTTTGGCACGTGCCAGCTTGGCGATGTTGCCGTTAAAGCCACCGCACAGCCCCCGTTCTGCCGTCATCACCACCA
This window contains:
- the atpD gene encoding F0F1 ATP synthase subunit beta yields the protein MANAKGKITQVIGAVVDVQFGDTLPEILNALTTDNNGKLLTLEVAQHLGENTVRAIAMDSTEGLVRGQEVTDLGATIQVPVGDATLGRIMNVVGEPVDEKGPIGAKETRSIHNEAPAFEAQSTASEVLVTGIKVIDLLAPYAKGGKIGLFGGAGVGKTVLIQELINNIAKVHSGYSVFAGVGERTREGNDLYYEFIESGVINADDLTKSKVALVYGQMNEPPGARMRVALSGLTMAEQFRDQSGTDVLFFVDNIFRFTQAGSEVSALLGRIPSAVGYQPTLATDMGSMQERITSTKNGSITSVQAIYVPADDLTDPAPATSFAHLDATTVLNRAISEKGIYPAVDPLDSTSRLLDPAIVGEEHYSVAADVQQILQRYKSLQDIIAILGMDELSEDDKLTVARARKIERFLSQPFDVAQVFTGSPGVQVPLDDTIASFKAVVAGEYDHLPEGAFYMVGGIDEVKAKAEKMAADAA
- a CDS encoding F0F1 ATP synthase subunit gamma, with the translated sequence MPSLKDLKNRIETVKSTRKITKAMQMVAAAKLRRAQDAAEAARPYAERFNAVMGGLAASAAGSPSAPKLLSGTGSDQTHLLVVMTAERGLCGGFNGNIAKLARAKANELLAAGKTVKILTVGKKGRDAIKRDLGEHFVGHVDLTEVKRVGYVDAQGIAKDVLARFDAGEFDVATLFFSRFENVVTQHPTALQVIPASFEETEADTTLYDYEPSEDAILADLLPRGVATQVFTALLENAASEQGARMSAMDNATRNAGEMIDKLTIEFNRSRQAVITNELIEIISGAEAL